One region of Quercus lobata isolate SW786 chromosome 2, ValleyOak3.0 Primary Assembly, whole genome shotgun sequence genomic DNA includes:
- the LOC115977235 gene encoding NADP-dependent glyceraldehyde-3-phosphate dehydrogenase encodes MAGTGLFAEILDGEHVYKYYADGEWKKSTSGKTVAIINPTTRKTQYKVQACSQEEVNKVMDLAKTAQKSWAKTPLWKRAELLHKAAAILKEHKAPIAECLVKEIAKPAKDSVTEVVRSGDLVSYTAEEGVRILGEGKFLVSDSFPGNERTKYCLTSKIPLGVVLAIPPFNYPVNLAVSKIAPALIAGNSIVLKPPTQGAVSALHLVHCFHLAGFPKGLINCVTGKGSEIGDFLTMHPGVNCISFTGGDTGIAISKKAGMIPLQMELGGKDACIVLEDADLDLVAANIIKGGFSYSGQRCTAVKVVLVMESVADSLVEKVKAKVAKLTVGPPEDDCDITPVVSESSANYIEGLVKDAKEKGATFCQEYKREGNLIWPLLLDNVRPDMRIAWEEPFGPVLPVLRINSVEEGIHHCNASNFGLQGCVFTKDINKAMLISDAMETGTVQINSAPARGPDHFPFQGIKDSGIGSQGITNSINMMTKVKTTVINLPTPSYTMG; translated from the exons ATGGCTGGGACTGGGTTGTTTGCAGAGATTTTGGATGGAGAGCATGTGTACAAGTACTATGCGGATGGGGAATGGAAGAAGTCAACTTCTGGGAAAACTGTTGCTATCATCAACCCAACTACAAGAAAGACTCAGTACAAGGTTCAAG CCTGTTCACAAGAAGAGGTAAATAAGGTCATGGATTTGGCAAAAACTGCACAGAAATCATGGGCAAAGACTCCACTTTGGAAGAGAGCAGAACTCCTTCACAAGGCAGCTGCTATCCTCAAAGAGCATAAAGCCCCAATTGCTGAATGCCTTGTAAAAGAAATCGCAAAGCCAGCTAAAGATTCAGTAACTGAG GTTGTGAGGTCTGGGGACCTGGTTTCTTACACTGCTGAAGAAGGGGTTAGGATTCTGGGGGAGGGAAAGTTCTTGGTCTCTGATAGTTTCCCTGGAAATGAGAGAACCAAGTACTGCCTCACTTCTAAG ATTCCACTTGGGGTGGTTTTAGCCATTCCCCCATTTAACTATCCTGTCAACCTTGCTGTGTCAAAGATTGCTCCTGCACTGATAGCTGGAAACTCCATTGTGCTCAAGCCTCCAACTCAG GGTGCTGTTTCTGCTCTCCATTTGGTGCATTGCTTTCACTTGGCTGGTTTTCCCAAGGGTCTTATAAACTGTGTCACTGGGAAAGGCTCTGAGATTGGAGACTTCCTTACTATGCATCCTGGGGTGAACTGCATAAG CTTCACTGGTGGAGACACAGGAATTGCAATTTCAAAAAAGGCAGGCATGATTCCTCTTCAGATGGAATTGGGAGGAAAGGATGCCTGCATTGTACTTGAGGATGCTGACCTAGATTTGGTAGCAGCAAACATAATAAAGGGGGGCTTTTCTTACAG TGGCCAAAGATGCACAGCTGTTAAGGTTGTCTTGGTGATGGAATCTGTGGCTGATTCCTTGGTTGAGAAAGTGAAGGCTAAAGTGGCAAAATTGACTGTTGGGCCACCTGAGGATGACTGTGATATCACTCCAGTGGTGTCAGAGTCATCTGCCAATTACATTGAAGGATTGGTTAAGGATGCTAAAGAAAAAGGAGCTACATTTTGCCAAGAGTACAAAAGAGAGGGCAACCTTATCTGGCCTTTGTTGTTAGATAATGTAAGGCCTGATATGAGGATTGCATGGGAAGAACCATTTGGACCAGTTCTGCCAGTTCTTAGGATCAATTCTGTAGAAGAAGGAATCCACCATTGCAATGCTAGCAATTTTGGACTCCAG GGTTGCGTCTTCACTAAGGACATTAACAAAGCAATGTTGATCAGTGATGCAATGGAGACTGGGACGGTTCAGATAAACTCAGCACCAGCTCGTGGACCAGATCATTTTCCTTTCCAG GGTATAAAGGATAGCGGAATTGGGTCTCAAGGAATCACCAACAGCATTAACATGATGACCAAGGTCAAGACCACTGTTATCAACTTACCAACCCCTTCATACACCATGGGCTAG